One Succinispira mobilis DSM 6222 genomic window carries:
- a CDS encoding thiamine diphosphokinase — protein sequence MTGKVRLVDVTLTFNTQVFFTNLLVAGGRKPKKKFLRALATEKRIFCADRGLNICYKAQLKPQMVLGDLDSVSTTAIAWAEKNKVLVEKLNPNKDDTDFKILLDRIVKDNPNDLLCTGVFAGRFDHLWSLFNYVVAYQNKYKRRIILVDQKEIIFFLDKIDEQVIIEYQAKVKNISLLPLAKTSYVSITGVKWPLHEKKLEKQQPFSISNEFELNKDAHICLQSGCVAVYIQR from the coding sequence ATGACGGGAAAAGTAAGGCTAGTTGATGTTACCTTGACTTTTAATACTCAAGTTTTTTTTACCAATCTTTTAGTCGCTGGGGGACGTAAACCTAAGAAAAAATTTTTACGGGCTTTAGCTACCGAGAAGCGAATTTTTTGTGCTGATCGTGGTTTAAATATTTGCTATAAAGCCCAGCTAAAACCGCAAATGGTTTTAGGAGATTTAGATAGTGTTTCTACAACCGCGATTGCTTGGGCGGAAAAAAACAAAGTATTAGTTGAAAAACTTAATCCTAACAAAGATGATACAGATTTTAAAATACTATTAGACAGGATTGTTAAAGATAATCCTAATGATTTGCTTTGTACTGGAGTTTTTGCAGGGCGTTTTGATCATTTATGGAGTTTATTTAATTATGTTGTGGCCTACCAAAACAAGTATAAGCGACGGATAATTTTAGTAGATCAAAAAGAAATAATTTTCTTTTTAGATAAAATAGATGAGCAGGTAATTATTGAATACCAAGCTAAGGTGAAAAATATTTCTTTATTACCTTTAGCTAAAACTAGTTATGTGAGTATTACTGGGGTAAAATGGCCTCTACATGAAAAAAAATTAGAAAAACAACAGCCTTTTAGTATTAGTAATGAATTTGAGTTAAATAAAGATGCACATATTTGTTTACAAAGTGGCTGTGTAGCAGTTTATATTCAAAGATAG
- the rnpA gene encoding ribonuclease P protein component: MIKRKRFTFRKKNKLTNKSGFQMVYRVGKAYVDYYSVLYVLSTGSENLRIGLAVGKKLGNAVLRNRLKRKMREVFRHQQQLLKPGYDLVWVARKALINSEIAVYQRIFLRLAKKAGIMNSHNKD; this comes from the coding sequence ATGATAAAAAGAAAAAGATTTACATTTCGCAAGAAAAATAAGCTAACAAACAAGTCTGGTTTTCAAATGGTTTATCGCGTAGGGAAAGCATACGTGGACTACTATTCGGTCTTGTATGTACTCTCTACGGGTAGCGAAAATTTACGGATTGGCTTAGCCGTAGGCAAAAAATTAGGTAATGCAGTCTTACGCAATCGATTGAAACGTAAAATGCGGGAAGTTTTTCGGCATCAACAACAATTATTGAAACCCGGATATGATTTGGTCTGGGTAGCCCGCAAAGCTTTAATTAATAGTGAAATTGCCGTATATCAGAGAATTTTTTTGCGGTTAGCAAAAAAAGCAGGCATAATGAATTCACACAATAAGGATTGA
- a CDS encoding DUF721 domain-containing protein: MKKLESFLIPLLKKHIGSKKYNELRIIHNWAQIVGEDLAGKCLPQRVENGILFIYSESSMLNSQLLMMRRGIIKEINNFLAHNFIKDIFFVQGKIEKPVNIENSIAANISLTKKKQDQIIINSEEKAQIENLLSTVQDLELKEKLEKLLLVDVKFKKHLKLQGYYGCKTCGQLINQAEFCHNCLQIQEQEKIKNLWVVFQEVPYINYQECQKYIKCDTILFDSIKEKLKKQLQVKLEKQVNNRKELLTYVMLCTGIAPDKLTEKIIADTLMEIVHVNKK; this comes from the coding sequence ATGAAAAAGCTAGAGAGTTTTTTAATTCCCTTATTGAAAAAACATATTGGCAGTAAAAAATATAATGAGTTGCGAATTATTCATAATTGGGCTCAAATTGTTGGCGAAGATTTAGCGGGCAAGTGTTTGCCACAGCGGGTGGAAAATGGGATTTTATTTATTTATTCTGAAAGTAGTATGCTAAATAGCCAACTGCTAATGATGCGTCGCGGAATAATTAAAGAGATAAATAATTTTTTGGCACATAATTTTATTAAAGATATTTTTTTTGTTCAGGGGAAAATTGAAAAACCAGTAAATATTGAAAACTCTATAGCAGCGAATATAAGTTTAACTAAAAAAAAACAGGACCAAATAATCATTAATTCTGAAGAAAAAGCACAAATAGAAAATTTATTATCTACAGTGCAGGATTTGGAATTAAAGGAAAAACTAGAAAAACTGTTGCTCGTTGATGTTAAATTTAAGAAACATTTAAAACTCCAAGGCTACTATGGCTGTAAAACTTGTGGGCAACTTATTAATCAAGCTGAATTTTGCCATAATTGTTTACAAATTCAAGAGCAAGAAAAAATTAAAAATCTTTGGGTCGTGTTTCAAGAAGTTCCTTACATAAATTACCAAGAGTGTCAAAAATATATTAAATGTGATACAATATTATTTGACTCTATTAAAGAAAAGTTAAAAAAACAACTGCAAGTTAAGCTGGAAAAACAAGTTAATAACCGGAAAGAATTATTAACGTATGTGATGCTTTGTACAGGAATTGCGCCTGATAAGTTAACAGAGAAAATAATTGCGGATACTTTAATGGAGATTGTGCATGTTAATAAAAAATGA
- a CDS encoding YidC/Oxa1 family membrane protein insertase translates to MDFLSGIVQNVLTVFYNVTNSIGFPSYGLAIILMTVMIKVILYPVTAKQISSMKAMSDLQPKMKAIQEKYKNDKERLNVELANLYKTEGINPLAGCLPMIIQMPILIAIFYGIRDFSYVGTPSFLWLQSLAAPDPTYILPIVSALSTYVQSKQTITDVTNPQNKVMLYFMPVFIGYISLTFPAGLVLYWIITNFMQIGQQWLMMQKEAAKAK, encoded by the coding sequence TTGGATTTTTTGAGTGGAATAGTTCAAAATGTGTTGACAGTTTTTTATAATGTCACAAATAGCATCGGCTTTCCAAGCTACGGCTTGGCAATTATCCTGATGACAGTAATGATTAAAGTAATTTTATATCCTGTAACTGCCAAGCAAATTTCATCAATGAAAGCGATGTCAGATTTACAACCCAAAATGAAAGCGATACAAGAAAAATACAAAAATGATAAAGAACGCTTAAACGTAGAGTTGGCTAATTTGTATAAAACAGAGGGCATAAATCCGTTAGCTGGTTGTTTGCCAATGATTATTCAAATGCCAATTTTAATTGCGATTTTCTACGGAATTAGGGATTTTAGTTACGTGGGTACACCATCATTTTTGTGGTTACAGAGTTTAGCTGCTCCAGATCCAACGTATATTCTACCGATTGTTTCAGCATTGTCGACTTATGTACAATCTAAACAAACAATAACAGACGTAACAAATCCACAAAATAAAGTAATGCTGTATTTTATGCCTGTGTTTATCGGCTATATTAGTTTAACATTTCCCGCAGGGTTGGTATTATATTGGATAATTACTAACTTTATGCAAATTGGTCAACAGTGGTTAATGATGCAAAAAGAGGCTGCAAAGGCAAAATAA
- the dnaN gene encoding DNA polymerase III subunit beta, with product MHIICSTSILNKALQALQKPLTSKQVIPILTGIYIKTLDNAIELQSADLDFAVKITIPAQIQTPGKIVVSGRYLTDVLKRTPSDEIEIFKNNQDNLIYLQTLSSEYNLLSMPVEDYPQLSEIDKKAAVLTIDAQMLKDLITKTSFACAKDDARSVFKSVLLEIKENNISFVATDTHRLAIKTTVLEKTYPDIKILLPNEFLIEVSKNIPTNPEEKININFFLEHKKIAVQIDNLYMQTSILEGEFPDYTRVIPKNFTIKTTFKVDELVGAVERAALFSKDGKYINFQIEKQEIIITVDNPVLGKAKEVIGCFTQGDSLNITFNSEYVIQILKRLEKEEAELLINTAFAPCSIRQIEDESYNYVLSPMRVNN from the coding sequence ATGCATATTATTTGCTCAACTTCAATTCTCAATAAAGCTTTACAAGCCTTACAAAAACCACTTACCAGTAAACAAGTAATACCTATTCTTACAGGTATTTATATAAAAACTTTAGATAACGCCATAGAACTACAAAGTGCCGATTTAGATTTTGCTGTAAAAATTACGATTCCAGCACAAATTCAAACTCCTGGTAAAATTGTTGTTTCTGGTCGCTATCTTACTGATGTTTTAAAAAGAACACCTAGTGATGAAATAGAAATTTTTAAAAATAACCAAGATAACCTAATTTATCTGCAAACACTTTCTTCAGAATATAATTTGCTAAGTATGCCCGTAGAAGATTATCCTCAATTAAGTGAAATAGATAAAAAAGCGGCAGTTTTAACTATTGATGCCCAAATGTTGAAAGATTTAATTACTAAAACAAGTTTTGCTTGTGCAAAAGACGATGCTCGTTCTGTTTTTAAAAGTGTTTTATTAGAAATAAAAGAAAATAATATCTCTTTTGTGGCTACAGATACGCATCGCTTAGCAATTAAAACTACAGTTTTAGAAAAAACTTATCCTGATATTAAAATTTTATTGCCGAATGAATTTTTAATTGAAGTTTCTAAAAACATTCCTACGAATCCTGAAGAAAAAATAAATATTAATTTTTTCTTAGAACATAAAAAAATTGCAGTGCAAATAGATAATTTGTATATGCAAACCTCTATTTTAGAAGGGGAGTTCCCAGATTATACTAGAGTAATTCCGAAAAATTTTACGATTAAAACTACGTTTAAAGTTGATGAATTAGTCGGTGCTGTCGAAAGAGCAGCTTTATTTTCTAAAGATGGTAAATATATTAATTTTCAAATTGAAAAACAAGAAATTATTATTACCGTAGATAACCCTGTACTCGGAAAAGCTAAAGAAGTTATTGGTTGTTTTACACAAGGAGATAGTTTAAATATAACTTTTAACTCGGAATATGTTATTCAAATTTTGAAAAGATTAGAAAAAGAAGAAGCAGAATTATTAATTAATACGGCTTTTGCTCCTTGTAGTATTCGTCAAATAGAAGATGAAAGCTATAATTATGTGTTATCACCCATGCGTGTAAATAATTAA
- a CDS encoding RNA-binding S4 domain-containing protein yields the protein MEKITIEIDTEYIELNKLLKMVNLAASGGEANTLITQGLVQLDGEEVTAKRKKIYPNTTVVVENLYSITVYKNANK from the coding sequence ATGGAAAAAATAACTATTGAAATAGATACAGAATATATTGAGTTAAATAAACTCTTGAAAATGGTAAATTTAGCTGCTAGTGGTGGGGAAGCAAATACTTTAATTACTCAAGGATTAGTACAATTAGATGGAGAAGAAGTAACAGCAAAAAGAAAGAAAATCTATCCCAATACTACGGTAGTTGTTGAAAATTTATACAGTATTACTGTGTATAAAAATGCAAATAAATAG
- the rpmH gene encoding 50S ribosomal protein L34, whose amino-acid sequence MKRTYQPNNLWRKRTHGFRERMKSLGGRQVLKRRRARGRKKISA is encoded by the coding sequence GTGAAAAGAACATACCAACCAAACAATTTGTGGAGAAAAAGAACTCATGGTTTCCGTGAGCGTATGAAATCTTTAGGTGGACGCCAAGTTTTGAAAAGAAGACGTGCGAGAGGCAGAAAGAAAATATCTGCATAA
- the recF gene encoding DNA replication/repair protein RecF (All proteins in this family for which functions are known are DNA-binding proteins that assist the filamentation of RecA onto DNA for the initiation of recombination or recombinational repair.), with amino-acid sequence MQINRLFLKGFRNYLNLDVDFSRKINVFYGKNAQGKSSILEAIYYLSLLSSYRTNIENELINHGSEEFLVAGRYENIYQSHTCKIKKNKTTRKRHCYLNEKLLGAKEYIGNFKSVLFSPEDLKIIKGEPATRRRFINIQIAQNNSYYYNLLLKNQNILKQRNKLLKEIREGRLLASQLVVWNEQYAEINLEIIKIRAEFFREFLPLVSQIYLQLTGTHERLDCQYLTNCVELTATKFTVTAQDKASFLEKLHVNLPLDLKRGSTSLGAHKDDCQFFLNEHDAHKFASQGQQRTIVLCLKLAEILYIYQKAGEYPVLLLDDVLSELDEQKKQKLLAFVCEKLQLFITVTEKELLPDSLLTNSEVDFFQIQAGQVKRDVL; translated from the coding sequence ATGCAAATAAATAGATTATTTCTTAAGGGGTTTAGAAATTATCTAAATTTAGACGTTGATTTTTCTAGAAAAATTAACGTCTTTTATGGCAAAAATGCTCAAGGAAAAAGTAGTATTTTGGAAGCAATCTATTATTTAAGTTTGTTATCTTCTTATCGGACAAATATTGAAAATGAACTAATAAATCATGGTAGTGAAGAATTTTTAGTTGCTGGACGTTATGAAAATATATATCAAAGCCATACCTGTAAAATCAAAAAAAACAAAACGACGCGAAAACGTCATTGTTACTTAAATGAAAAACTCTTAGGGGCGAAAGAATATATTGGAAATTTTAAAAGTGTACTATTTTCCCCGGAAGATCTAAAGATAATAAAGGGTGAACCAGCAACCAGAAGGCGCTTTATTAATATTCAAATTGCGCAAAATAATAGTTATTATTATAATTTGCTTTTAAAAAATCAAAATATTCTCAAACAGCGTAATAAACTATTAAAAGAAATTAGAGAAGGTCGATTACTAGCCTCACAATTAGTAGTTTGGAATGAACAATATGCTGAAATTAATTTAGAAATTATTAAAATTCGCGCGGAATTTTTTCGGGAGTTTTTACCGTTAGTTTCCCAGATTTATTTACAGCTGACCGGAACACATGAACGCTTAGACTGTCAATATTTAACAAATTGTGTTGAGTTGACAGCCACTAAATTCACAGTAACGGCTCAAGATAAAGCGAGTTTTCTAGAAAAGTTACATGTTAATTTACCGCTGGATTTAAAGAGGGGTAGCACTTCCCTAGGAGCACATAAAGATGATTGTCAATTTTTTTTAAATGAGCATGATGCGCATAAATTTGCCTCACAAGGACAACAACGAACAATTGTTTTATGTTTGAAGTTAGCGGAGATACTCTATATTTACCAAAAAGCCGGGGAATATCCTGTGTTATTACTAGATGATGTTTTAAGTGAATTAGACGAACAAAAAAAGCAAAAATTATTGGCTTTTGTTTGTGAAAAACTGCAATTATTTATTACTGTAACAGAAAAAGAATTATTACCTGATTCCTTATTAACAAATTCTGAAGTTGATTTTTTTCAAATACAAGCAGGTCAAGTTAAGAGGGATGTGTTATGA
- the dnaA gene encoding chromosomal replication initiator protein DnaA → MNTKQLADIWDCVLKEMQPTVSPIIYSTWFKTAIPLRMDETNFEIGVPKQFVQEWLELNYKASLQEKINSITKQNLTLKVINLNISEEDQPQANFQEEYQAEQPPTNNTYRSNQTSRNGLQFSQTSERSDKKQLSNVTKTQNSETGNLFAQNFSEDLDSNLNPKYIFENFVTGSSNRFAHAAALAVAENPGRVYNPLFLYGGVGLGKTHLMHAIGNKIKKNNPGLKVLYISSEKFTNELINSIRDGNPEAFRQKYRNIDCLLVDDIQFLSKKEHTQEEFFHTFNTLHEANKHIIISSDRQPKEIPTLEDRLRSRFEWGLITDVQAPDLETRIAILRKKALLEQIDIPNDIMLLIASRIDNNIRELEGALIRVMAYSSIHKEPITMELAQSALKDIFPENIKKPVTIEKIQEMVSDFYKIKLEDFMAKKRTRQIAYPRQIAMYLCRELTNASLPRIGEMFGGRDHTTVIHAHDKIAQERLQDLKLDSTLKDLVTRIQS, encoded by the coding sequence ATGAACACAAAACAACTTGCGGACATCTGGGATTGTGTTTTAAAAGAAATGCAACCAACAGTATCCCCGATAATTTATTCCACTTGGTTTAAAACAGCCATACCGCTACGCATGGATGAAACTAATTTTGAAATAGGGGTACCTAAACAATTTGTTCAAGAATGGTTAGAACTAAATTATAAAGCCAGCCTCCAAGAAAAAATTAATAGCATAACCAAACAAAATTTAACCCTGAAAGTTATTAATTTAAATATTTCTGAAGAAGATCAGCCTCAAGCAAATTTTCAAGAAGAGTATCAGGCTGAACAGCCACCTACCAATAATACTTATAGATCGAATCAAACTAGCCGCAATGGGCTACAATTTTCACAGACATCAGAACGTTCGGATAAAAAACAGCTTTCTAATGTAACCAAAACTCAAAATTCGGAAACTGGCAATCTCTTTGCGCAAAACTTTTCCGAGGATTTAGATTCTAATTTAAATCCTAAATATATTTTTGAAAATTTTGTTACGGGCAGCTCCAACAGATTTGCCCATGCTGCAGCTTTAGCTGTGGCCGAAAATCCTGGTCGTGTTTATAATCCCCTATTTTTGTACGGTGGTGTTGGCTTGGGTAAAACCCATCTAATGCATGCCATCGGCAATAAAATTAAAAAAAATAATCCTGGACTTAAAGTTCTTTATATTTCCAGTGAAAAATTTACCAACGAATTAATTAATTCTATTCGAGACGGTAATCCCGAAGCCTTCCGACAAAAATACCGCAATATTGATTGCCTATTAGTAGATGATATTCAATTTTTATCCAAAAAAGAACATACTCAGGAAGAATTTTTCCATACTTTCAATACCTTACACGAAGCCAATAAACATATTATCATCTCTAGTGACCGTCAACCAAAAGAAATCCCTACCTTAGAGGACCGACTCCGTTCTCGTTTTGAATGGGGTTTAATTACGGATGTCCAGGCACCTGATTTAGAAACACGGATTGCTATTTTACGAAAAAAAGCCCTCTTAGAACAAATAGATATTCCCAATGATATTATGCTGCTCATTGCCAGTAGAATAGACAACAATATTCGAGAACTTGAAGGTGCTCTTATTCGTGTTATGGCCTACTCTTCTATTCATAAAGAACCTATTACCATGGAACTTGCTCAAAGTGCTTTAAAAGATATTTTCCCTGAAAATATTAAAAAACCAGTAACCATAGAAAAAATTCAAGAAATGGTTTCGGACTTCTATAAAATTAAACTTGAAGATTTTATGGCTAAAAAACGTACGCGCCAAATTGCTTATCCACGTCAAATTGCCATGTATCTTTGTCGAGAGCTTACCAATGCTTCCTTACCAAGAATTGGGGAAATGTTTGGCGGCCGAGATCATACAACAGTTATACATGCGCATGATAAAATTGCTCAAGAACGTTTGCAAGATTTAAAACTAGATAGTACTTTAAAAGATTTAGTAACTCGTATTCAAAGTTAA
- the remB gene encoding extracellular matrix regulator RemB: MFLHIGNDVLIKYKEIIGIFELQGNLSEVHKQIQANNLFNDRQHIYINKKDIKSCVLTDRNVYFSNISSITLKRRGQTLLSEV, translated from the coding sequence TTGTTTTTACATATAGGCAATGATGTATTGATTAAATACAAAGAGATTATCGGGATTTTTGAGTTACAAGGAAATTTGTCGGAAGTACATAAACAAATTCAAGCGAATAATTTGTTTAATGACCGACAACATATTTATATAAATAAAAAAGATATTAAAAGCTGTGTTTTAACAGATAGAAATGTTTATTTTTCTAACATCTCATCAATAACCTTAAAGCGCAGAGGTCAAACATTATTAAGTGAGGTTTAA
- the gyrB gene encoding DNA topoisomerase (ATP-hydrolyzing) subunit B translates to MSNQDESMVQSSYNAGQIQVLEGLEAVRKRPGMYIGSTSSKGLHHLVTEVVDNSIDEALAGYCSKISVKICKDNSIIVEDDGRGIPVDMHTVGKPAIEVVMTILHAGGKFGGDGYKVSGGLHGVGVSVVNALSEWLYAEVKRNGKTYRIGFACGITTNPLEVIGSSEQTGTKIHFKPDVTIFEDTVYSFDILKHRIRELAFLNRGIYVTLIDERPEEAYQEIFHYEGGLNSFVEYLNENKDSLHQPPIFISGKKDDVVVELSMQYNDSYSENIYSFVNNINTEEGGTHLSGFKIALTRSINDYAKKNNILKDAEENLSGDDVREGLTAVLSIKIREPQFEGQTKTKLGNSEVRGIVDNLVSEGLNEFFEENPLVIKKIIEKALMAARARAAARKARELTRRKSVLDGSSLPGKLADCSIRDSEQAEIFLVEGDSAGGSAKQGRDRRFQAILPLRGKILNVEKARLDKILNNEEIRAMITAFGSGIGEEFDVAKARYGKIIIMTDADVDGAHIRTLLLTFFYRYMQPLIREGKVFIAQPPLYLVKKGREQWYIYNDNDLNVLLTRIGRDNIYIQRYKGLGEMNAEQLWETTMNPEERLILKVTIDDAIAADSIFSVLMGDKVEPRRKFIEDNAKLVRNLDI, encoded by the coding sequence ATGTCAAATCAAGATGAGAGTATGGTGCAAAGCAGTTATAATGCTGGGCAGATTCAAGTACTAGAAGGTCTAGAAGCTGTACGCAAGCGTCCCGGCATGTATATTGGGAGTACTTCTAGTAAAGGTCTCCACCATTTAGTGACCGAAGTAGTGGATAACAGTATTGATGAAGCTTTAGCTGGCTATTGTAGCAAAATTAGTGTTAAAATTTGTAAAGATAATAGCATCATAGTTGAAGATGATGGCCGCGGTATTCCCGTTGATATGCATACAGTCGGCAAACCAGCGATTGAAGTAGTTATGACTATTTTACACGCCGGTGGTAAATTTGGTGGGGATGGTTATAAAGTTTCGGGCGGTTTGCATGGTGTTGGTGTTTCGGTAGTAAATGCGTTAAGTGAGTGGTTATATGCTGAAGTAAAGCGTAACGGCAAAACTTATCGAATTGGTTTTGCTTGTGGAATTACAACTAATCCTTTAGAAGTTATTGGTTCATCTGAACAAACAGGTACGAAAATTCATTTTAAACCCGATGTTACAATTTTTGAAGACACCGTTTATTCTTTTGATATTTTAAAGCATCGCATTCGCGAGTTAGCATTTTTAAATAGAGGAATTTATGTAACTTTAATTGATGAGCGCCCTGAAGAAGCTTATCAAGAAATTTTTCATTATGAAGGTGGCTTAAATTCTTTTGTTGAATATTTAAATGAAAATAAAGATAGCTTACATCAACCACCAATTTTTATTAGTGGAAAAAAAGATGACGTAGTAGTAGAGTTATCTATGCAATATAACGATAGCTATAGCGAAAATATCTATTCTTTTGTTAATAATATTAATACTGAAGAGGGTGGAACGCACTTAAGTGGCTTTAAAATAGCCTTAACTCGTTCAATTAATGATTATGCTAAGAAAAATAATATTTTAAAAGATGCGGAAGAAAATCTCTCCGGTGATGATGTGCGTGAGGGCTTAACTGCAGTTTTAAGTATTAAGATTCGTGAACCACAATTTGAAGGTCAAACCAAGACTAAACTAGGTAATAGTGAAGTGCGCGGAATTGTTGATAATCTTGTATCAGAAGGATTGAATGAATTTTTTGAAGAAAATCCTTTAGTAATTAAGAAAATTATCGAAAAAGCGTTAATGGCAGCAAGAGCACGGGCCGCAGCTCGTAAAGCTCGTGAACTTACTAGACGTAAAAGTGTTTTAGATGGTAGTTCTTTGCCTGGTAAATTGGCTGATTGTTCAATTCGGGATTCGGAACAAGCGGAAATCTTTTTAGTCGAAGGGGACTCAGCGGGTGGTTCAGCAAAACAAGGGCGCGATCGTCGTTTTCAAGCAATTTTACCTTTAAGAGGTAAGATTTTAAATGTTGAAAAAGCGCGTTTGGATAAAATTTTAAATAACGAAGAAATTAGAGCCATGATCACAGCTTTTGGTAGTGGGATTGGGGAAGAGTTCGATGTAGCTAAAGCTCGTTATGGTAAAATTATCATCATGACAGATGCTGACGTAGATGGGGCACATATTCGTACCTTGCTATTAACTTTCTTCTATCGGTATATGCAGCCTTTGATTCGTGAAGGCAAAGTGTTTATTGCGCAACCACCTTTATATTTGGTAAAAAAAGGTCGCGAACAATGGTATATTTATAATGATAATGACTTAAATGTTTTGCTAACTAGAATTGGCCGCGATAATATTTATATTCAACGTTACAAAGGTTTGGGCGAAATGAACGCTGAACAACTTTGGGAAACTACTATGAATCCCGAGGAGCGTTTAATTTTAAAAGTAACTATTGATGATGCCATTGCGGCAGATAGTATTTTTTCCGTTTTAATGGGCGACAAAGTAGAACCAAGACGGAAATTTATTGAGGACAATGCCAAATTAGTAAGAAATCTTGATATTTAA
- the yidD gene encoding membrane protein insertion efficiency factor YidD, whose amino-acid sequence MHIGQKVLIALVRCYQLTISPLLGNNCRFYPSCSTYSMQAIEKYGCKRGVFLTLKRLCKCHPFNPGGYDPV is encoded by the coding sequence ATGCATATTGGACAAAAAGTTTTAATTGCGTTAGTACGTTGTTATCAGCTTACTATATCCCCTTTGTTAGGCAATAACTGTAGATTTTATCCGTCCTGTTCTACTTATAGTATGCAGGCCATAGAAAAATATGGTTGCAAACGAGGGGTTTTTTTGACTTTAAAAAGACTTTGCAAGTGTCATCCTTTTAATCCTGGTGGCTACGATCCTGTTTGA
- a CDS encoding TSUP family transporter: MFLLSAGFVAAFFDSVVGGGGLISTPALMMTGLPINIVLGTNKMASIMCSSTSTLTFFRSGKINLAAIKYPFILAILGSMLGASSIKLIPVAYLKNIIIVMLALVAIYTFFRKDWGEISTYGATRKNSVIALLFALVLGFYDGFFGPGTGSFLIFAFLLIGFDFVTAAGNAKALNFASNLGALVTFIYMDSVNYAYGLVMGVAMIAGALVGARFAINKGVTYVRPLFLMVTMAMIGKQLWDIAVK, translated from the coding sequence ATGTTTTTGCTAAGCGCCGGTTTTGTGGCTGCATTTTTTGATTCGGTTGTTGGCGGTGGCGGTTTAATTAGTACACCAGCATTGATGATGACTGGCTTACCAATTAATATTGTTTTAGGTACTAATAAAATGGCTAGTATTATGTGTAGCAGTACCAGTACCCTTACTTTTTTTCGCTCAGGTAAAATCAATTTAGCGGCAATTAAATATCCTTTTATTTTAGCAATTTTAGGTTCAATGCTAGGTGCTTCTTCAATAAAATTAATTCCCGTAGCTTATTTAAAGAATATTATTATTGTTATGTTGGCCTTAGTAGCTATTTATACTTTTTTTCGAAAAGATTGGGGCGAAATATCGACTTATGGAGCCACACGTAAAAATAGTGTAATAGCTCTATTATTTGCACTAGTTTTAGGTTTTTATGATGGTTTTTTTGGTCCAGGAACAGGTTCTTTTCTGATATTTGCCTTTTTACTTATCGGTTTTGATTTTGTAACAGCGGCAGGCAATGCTAAAGCTTTGAATTTTGCTAGTAATCTAGGTGCTTTGGTAACTTTTATTTATATGGATAGTGTGAATTATGCTTATGGTTTAGTTATGGGGGTAGCAATGATTGCTGGGGCTTTAGTGGGAGCTAGATTTGCGATAAACAAAGGAGTTACTTATGTGCGTCCTTTGTTTTTAATGGTTACAATGGCTATGATTGGCAAACAATTATGGGATATCGCGGTAAAGTAA